The following are from one region of the Polynucleobacter sp. MWH-CaK5 genome:
- the rplJ gene encoding 50S ribosomal protein L10, with protein MPLNMEDKKAVVAEVSAEVAQAQTMVLAEYRGIPVGELTTLRAQARANGVYLRVMKNTLARLAVQGTSFESLAGEMAGPLIYGISADPVASAKVLNDFSKTQAALVIKAGSYNGKVMDAAAVKALASIPGRNELIAMLLGVMQAPVSGAARVLAAVAEKKAKEAA; from the coding sequence GTGCCTTTAAATATGGAAGACAAAAAGGCGGTCGTGGCCGAGGTAAGTGCAGAAGTTGCACAAGCTCAAACCATGGTGCTAGCTGAATACCGCGGTATTCCAGTGGGCGAACTGACTACTCTAAGAGCTCAAGCTCGTGCAAACGGTGTTTACCTTCGCGTTATGAAGAACACTTTGGCACGCCTTGCAGTTCAAGGAACGTCATTCGAATCATTGGCCGGTGAAATGGCTGGTCCGCTTATTTACGGTATCTCCGCAGACCCAGTTGCGTCAGCAAAAGTTTTAAACGACTTTTCAAAGACGCAAGCAGCTTTAGTAATCAAAGCGGGTTCATACAACGGCAAGGTAATGGATGCAGCAGCTGTAAAAGCATTGGCATCTATTCCAGGTCGCAATGAACTTATCGCAATGTTACTTGGCGTTATGCAAGCCCCAGTATCTGGTGCGGCTCGCGTATTGGCAGCGGTTGCAGAAAAGAAAGCTAAAGAAGCTGCGTAA
- the rplL gene encoding 50S ribosomal protein L7/L12: MAVTKDDILEAVGNMSVMDLNDLVKAFEEKFGVSAAAMAVAAPGAGGGAGAAAAEQSEFTVVLAEAGANKVSVIKAVREITGLGLKEAKDLVDGAPKPVKEGVDKASAEDAKKKLEEAGAKVELK; encoded by the coding sequence ATGGCAGTTACTAAAGACGACATTCTAGAAGCCGTTGGCAATATGTCTGTAATGGACTTGAACGATCTAGTTAAAGCATTTGAAGAAAAATTTGGTGTATCAGCAGCTGCAATGGCTGTTGCTGCTCCTGGTGCAGGTGGTGGTGCTGGTGCCGCTGCTGCTGAGCAATCAGAGTTCACAGTTGTGTTGGCTGAAGCCGGCGCAAACAAAGTGAGCGTGATTAAAGCTGTTCGCGAAATCACTGGTCTTGGCTTGAAAGAAGCTAAAGACTTAGTTGATGGCGCACCAAAACCAGTTAAAGAAGGTGTTGATAAAGCATCTGCTGAAGACGCTAAGAAGAAGCTTGAAGAAGCTGGCGCTAAGGTCGAACTTAAGTAA